A window of Halobacillus naozhouensis genomic DNA:
CGGCTTAATTGCATCTTTATGAATGGTAAGTACATCCTTACCGTATTCAAGCCCATAATCCACCTTAATGGTTTCCCTCGGCAGCTTCCCCTCTTTTCTTACGGGAGCGAAACCGATCTCAAGGGCATAGGATACTGGACAACCTACAATAAACCCGCGAGCTTCAGGACCTACAACTAAATCAATTTCTTTATCTTCTGAGTAATCCACAATTTCGTCTACTGCAGATTTAAAGACTTTTCCATTATCCATAAGCGGAGTGATATCTTTGAATGTTATTCCTTCTTTTGGCCAGTCCTGTACAATAGCGATATGTTCTTTATAATCCATTTACTACTTCCTCCCTGAGGCTGTTTCTCTGCGTATCAAACCAACTCTTCAACTCTTTATAAGTC
This region includes:
- a CDS encoding adenine phosphoribosyltransferase; this encodes MDYKEHIAIVQDWPKEGITFKDITPLMDNGKVFKSAVDEIVDYSEDKEIDLVVGPEARGFIVGCPVSYALEIGFAPVRKEGKLPRETIKVDYGLEYGKDVLTIHKDAIKPGQRVLIVDDLLATGGTIEATIALVEQLGGVVAGCAFLVELTYLDGRNKLDGYDVLTLMQY